TGTACTATCAATTGTGTGGCTTTTGCTTTTTTTAACATCAACATCAACATCAAGGTAACTATCATGAAGAAGAATAAAAGTTTCGCTAGGTTGATGAAATTGTACGTCAAACTCAATAGCATCGCAGTTTTGTATTATGGCTTGTTCAAATGCTAGCAGTGAGTTTTCAGGAAATTCACCGCTAGCACCTCTATGTGCAATAATTTTCATTGACTAAAGATCTCTGTGTTGAGGGCTTTAGTCAAAGGGAGTAACTTACGCACTTTCATTTTTGTTTACTAAATCTGCATAATGTTCACCAAGACGGGTAACGGTTTCTGGTCCGGCTGCTTGATTAAATTTCACCATGTTTGGCGCAAAGGTAGTTACAACGGTAGAGCCTAATTTAAAACGCCCCATTTCAGCACCTTTTTCCAAGGTTATAGCACTTGCTCCCTCTGTCGGGTACTGCCAACGAAATACATCTTTACCGGCCGGCGGTGTAATTGTACCTGCCCATACTGTTTCAATACTGGCTACAATGGTTGCGCCCACAAGTACCATTGCCATTGCACCATGTTCGGTATCAAATATAGCGACAACACGTTCGTTACGGGCAAATAAATTAGGCACATTATTAGCAGTTAACGGGTTAACTGAAAATAAATCGCCTGGTACATAGATCATCTCACGCAAGGTGCCAGCAATTGGCATGTGAATGCGGTGGTAATCTTTAGGGGCGAGGTAAATACATGAAAACTCACCGTCTTGAAAAGGCGCTGCTGTTGCTTTATCGCCACCGAGTAAGGTTTCTAAACTGTAATTAAAGCCTTTTGCTTGAATAA
The Colwellia sp. Arc7-D genome window above contains:
- the asd gene encoding archaetidylserine decarboxylase (Phosphatidylserine decarboxylase is synthesized as a single chain precursor. Generation of the pyruvoyl active site from a Ser is coupled to cleavage of a Gly-Ser bond between the larger (beta) and smaller (alpha chains). It is an integral membrane protein.) — protein: MMPKHAISRLVGKFAAAEAGWLTTKAISSFIKAYEINMAEAKLKNATDFKTFNDFFTRELEDGARTFIEDASTVCYPVDGAISQQGPIEQGQLIQAKGFNYSLETLLGGDKATAAPFQDGEFSCIYLAPKDYHRIHMPIAGTLREMIYVPGDLFSVNPLTANNVPNLFARNERVVAIFDTEHGAMAMVLVGATIVASIETVWAGTITPPAGKDVFRWQYPTEGASAITLEKGAEMGRFKLGSTVVTTFAPNMVKFNQAAGPETVTRLGEHYADLVNKNESA